A single genomic interval of Helianthus annuus cultivar XRQ/B chromosome 6, HanXRQr2.0-SUNRISE, whole genome shotgun sequence harbors:
- the LOC110865789 gene encoding O-acyltransferase WSD1, with protein MDIIPSLNTLRSIRTTKNEKTFKCFRKGEDHDQPLSPMARLFHEPGSNVYIIGIMGVKTKIRPDVFKENLVHTFLKNRRFSSLQVMDKENGSMKWIPTHVNIDDHVIIPELNPKIESPDKFVEDYISNLSRSHIENTKPLWDLHILNIKTSEAEGMCVFRFHHSLGDGMSLMNLLLACTRKVSDPEALPTLPGNNNKSGVAKVASIWSRLGVLWNSFVALLMFVLTALFLQDTKTPMKGSKGVEHRARRFIVRSVSLDDIKLVKRAMNVTLNDVVLGVTQAGFYRYLRGRYSETDDKRADIPDNMRFRATFFFNLRAATRINDYTDTDAFGTWGNKIGYSLLPFDIRFKKDPLDYVRDANSIVKQKKASLEPLFTYFFTKLFIMLFGIKAAGKLNHKVFYNTTLWFSNVPGPQEKITFFGHEVAYIAPSCYGQPNALMIHVVSYTDKVIFVISADEETIPDPHKLCDDLEESLRDIKASAHLQMVK; from the exons ATGGATATCATACCAAGTTTGAATACTCTTAGAAGCATTAGGACCACCAAAAATGAAAAAACATTCAAGTGTTTTAGGAAAGGAGAGGACCACGACCAACCACTAAGTCCGATGGCTCGGTTGTTTCATGAACCTGGTTCTAATGTCTATATCATTGGCATCATGGGCGTAAAAACAAAAATTCGCCCGGATGTTTTCAAAGAAAATTTAGTTCATACTTTTTTAAAAAATCGCCGCTTTTCAAGCTTGCAG GTAATGGACAAGGAAAACGGGAGCATGAAATGGATTCCAACACATGTAAACATAGATGACCACGTAATAATACCAGAACTTAATCCTAAAATCGAATCACCTGATAAGTTTGTCGAAGATTACATCTCCAACCTTAGTAGATCACATATTGAAAACACCAAACCCTTGTGGGATCTCCATATCCTAAATATTAAGACATCAGAAGCTGAAGGCATGTGTGTCTTCCGTTTCCATCACTCCCTTGGTGATGGAATGTCCTTGATGAATCTCTTACTTGCTTGTACACGTAAAGTCTCCGATCCGGAGGCTCTACCGACCCTTCCAGGGAATAATAACAAGTCGGGTGTGGCTAAAGTTGCTAGCATTTGGTCAAGACTTGGTGTCCTTTGGAACTCTTTTGTTGCTCTTTTGATGTTTGTGTTGACTGCACTGTTCCTACAAGACACAAAGACACCAATGAAAGGCTCAAAAGGTGTGGAACATAGGGCTAGAAGATTCATTGTTAGAAGTGTAAGCCTTGATGATATTAAGTTGGTTAAAAGAGCAATGAATGtg ACGTTGAACGATGTAGTACTTGGAGTCACACAAGCTGGATTCTATCGCTACCTACGTGGGAGATATA GTGAAACAGATGATAAAAGAGCTGATATTCCCGATAATATGCGCTTTCGTGCAACCTTTTTCTTCAACCTTCGAGCCGCTACAAGGATCAAT GATTACACTGATACAGATGCATTTGGGACATGGGGAAACAAGATAGGCTATTCATTACTTCCATTCGACATCCGATTCAAAAAAGATCCATTAGATTACGTTCGAGATGCGAATTCCATAGTAAAACAGAAGAAGGCTTCTTTGGAGCCTTTGTTCACTTACTTCTTTACTAAGTTATTCATAATGTTGTTTGGCATAAAG GCTGCAGGTAAATTGAATCACAAAGTTTTCTACAACACAACACTATGGTTCTCTAATGTCCCTGGACCACAAGAAAAAATCACTTTTTTTGGACATGAAGTAGCATACATTGCTCCCAGTTGTTATGGCCAACCAAAT GCACTCATGATTCATGTGGTGAGTTACACGGACAAAGTAATCTTTGTCATATCAGCTGATGAAGAAACCATACCGGACCCTCACAAGCTTTGCGATGATCTTGAAGAATCCCTACGCGACATCAAAGCGTCTGCTCACTTGCaaatggttaaataa